In the genome of Ignavibacteriales bacterium, one region contains:
- a CDS encoding oligosaccharide flippase family protein → MQDNLAVKRKLKENFSWVFVINLIIGLINFFTAIFFARHLGPSIMGDYATIIVSFELTFSFLSFGFNQFVISKKYEDDSYNVALTAIVFQSVFLVILFCLFFFVLSFIEPQWTSHFIVPLFLIMCSKILSLFNLMFYSKLETEFNYKKISTSRFVSTILGLGFAYTWFFLFADLYTLILRDFTVAVIFITITYSQVKPELKLNFNRSSFKELWKFSSSMWVLNFLEHSITRLDYALVGFLAGKDSLGIYFTVRNIVEGLLGFILNPVQTVLLSYYTKLRKTSGYFLYLIKKISIIYIPLAFAFTLLVWLLKDFAITTLLGLKYRTGDALLTGFAIYFFSIIWFENIKVFTMSERIHSRMILPRIMQIIGYSSIIFPLYNVFGFWGAGFATGFAALILTSVATLTATRYFNTQKL, encoded by the coding sequence ATGCAAGATAATTTAGCGGTTAAAAGAAAATTAAAGGAAAATTTTTCTTGGGTTTTTGTAATAAACCTTATCATCGGGCTGATAAATTTTTTTACGGCAATATTTTTTGCGCGCCATCTTGGGCCTTCGATAATGGGAGATTATGCTACTATCATAGTAAGTTTCGAATTGACTTTTTCATTCCTGAGTTTTGGCTTTAACCAGTTTGTTATCTCAAAAAAATATGAAGATGATAGTTACAATGTTGCACTTACAGCGATAGTTTTCCAATCTGTGTTTTTAGTGATTTTATTTTGTCTGTTTTTCTTTGTATTAAGTTTTATAGAACCACAATGGACATCACATTTTATTGTCCCACTTTTCCTAATAATGTGTTCAAAAATATTATCATTGTTCAATCTGATGTTTTATTCAAAACTTGAAACAGAGTTCAATTATAAAAAAATAAGTACATCAAGATTTGTTTCTACGATTCTGGGATTAGGGTTTGCATATACCTGGTTTTTTCTATTTGCTGATCTATATACACTTATACTACGCGATTTCACTGTAGCTGTTATATTCATAACGATTACATATTCACAGGTAAAACCGGAATTAAAATTAAATTTTAACCGATCTAGTTTTAAAGAACTTTGGAAATTTTCATCTTCAATGTGGGTTTTAAACTTTCTTGAACATTCAATAACAAGGTTAGATTATGCTTTAGTCGGATTTCTTGCCGGTAAGGATTCCCTAGGTATTTATTTTACGGTACGTAATATAGTTGAAGGACTGCTCGGTTTTATTTTGAATCCTGTTCAAACGGTACTTTTGTCTTACTACACAAAGCTTAGAAAAACTTCGGGTTACTTTCTATATCTTATCAAAAAAATTTCAATCATCTACATCCCCTTGGCGTTTGCGTTTACATTATTGGTATGGTTATTAAAGGATTTTGCGATCACCACCTTACTAGGATTGAAATACCGGACAGGAGACGCGCTGTTAACAGGATTTGCAATTTATTTCTTTTCTATAATCTGGTTTGAAAATATAAAAGTATTTACAATGTCAGAAAGAATTCATAGTCGTATGATTTTACCGCGCATTATGCAGATAATAGGTTATTCATCAATAATCTTTCCGTTGTACAATGTTTTCGGTTTTTGGGGTGCAGGTTTCGCGACTGGTTTTGCAGCTTTAATATTGACATCCGTAGCAACACTAACAGCCACTCGGTATTTTAACACGCAAAAGTTGTAG
- a CDS encoding glycosyltransferase — MKTVVFLVPSLAPAGSEQSFLRVANSIAEAGNKVSVIIFSPRLNLLSHLNDNIKVFKLNGKTSNPVFLMKLYFVLKKIKADVVFGWSLYANLAALLLSPKKINSKIIISERNYFPTGFKLEKNKLTTLKYKLTLIAIKKLYPKANIITANSSINVRFLRLFIGKGPKYELLPNSIDLSDIENKSNEFSVENTGENILKVLAVGRLELQKGFDLLLRAIHLVKEKINLKLIIVGDGSQKTKLKDLQKELRLNDVVTFEGFKSNPFPYYKWADICVLSSRHEGFPNVLVEAMGSGKACIAADCHTGPFEITEMGKLGILYPVEDYKALAEAIINLAADPELRKELGKKAQQKIKSEYDYSRMKNIYSQIID; from the coding sequence TTGAAGACTGTAGTTTTTCTTGTACCATCTTTAGCACCAGCCGGTTCAGAACAATCATTTCTTAGAGTTGCAAACTCTATCGCAGAAGCTGGTAACAAAGTCTCTGTAATTATTTTTAGTCCACGACTCAATTTACTGAGTCATCTGAATGATAACATTAAAGTCTTTAAGCTAAATGGCAAAACTTCAAATCCTGTTTTCCTGATGAAACTATATTTTGTTTTAAAGAAGATTAAAGCAGATGTTGTATTTGGATGGTCACTATATGCTAATCTTGCAGCTTTACTTCTAAGTCCGAAGAAAATAAATTCGAAAATCATAATCAGTGAACGAAACTATTTCCCGACAGGATTTAAACTTGAAAAGAATAAACTCACAACTTTAAAATATAAACTCACTTTAATTGCTATAAAAAAACTATATCCCAAAGCAAATATCATAACAGCAAACTCATCAATAAATGTCCGGTTTCTCAGATTATTTATTGGTAAAGGACCTAAATATGAACTGCTTCCCAATTCAATTGATCTAAGTGACATCGAAAACAAGTCAAATGAATTCAGTGTCGAAAACACAGGAGAAAATATCTTAAAAGTTCTTGCGGTTGGAAGGCTTGAATTGCAAAAAGGATTTGATCTTTTGTTAAGAGCGATTCATTTAGTTAAAGAAAAGATCAATCTAAAATTAATTATAGTTGGTGATGGATCGCAAAAAACAAAGTTGAAAGACTTACAAAAAGAACTTAGACTAAATGATGTTGTTACGTTCGAAGGATTCAAAAGTAATCCATTTCCATATTATAAATGGGCTGATATATGTGTGCTTTCATCACGGCACGAAGGTTTTCCTAATGTTCTTGTTGAAGCTATGGGAAGCGGGAAAGCGTGTATTGCGGCTGACTGTCACACAGGTCCTTTTGAAATTACAGAAATGGGCAAACTAGGAATACTTTATCCTGTTGAAGATTACAAAGCACTTGCAGAAGCTATTATCAATCTGGCAGCGGATCCGGAATTGCGAAAAGAACTCGGAAAAAAAGCCCAGCAAAAAATAAAAAGTGAATATGATTACAGCAGGATGAAAAATATTTATTCTCAAATTATAGACTAA
- a CDS encoding class I SAM-dependent methyltransferase, which yields MINSINDFYIDNFLSDFFTSLEKPSGTILDLGCGMQPYRKYYESRFSKIITADVENRSGKTDVMLTSEILPFENEQFDLVLFTEVIEHIPDPFTAIREVSRILKPGGTLLITWPFNYPMHEIPNDHFRYTEFQMERLLKNNEINIIRLKRRGNSWSILHTIGFQYGLNISEFLIRIPIVGKIFIPVSWLIKKLLEFSNKIHYLIVKDFKSLNPDKTGDGLKGVMGSFAQWTLGYCVIAKKI from the coding sequence ATGATTAATTCAATAAATGATTTTTACATAGACAATTTTCTTTCGGATTTTTTTACATCACTTGAAAAACCCAGCGGAACAATACTGGATCTCGGCTGTGGTATGCAACCTTACCGGAAATACTATGAATCTCGTTTTTCTAAAATCATCACAGCAGATGTAGAGAACAGAAGCGGAAAAACGGATGTAATGCTTACTTCTGAAATTCTGCCCTTTGAGAATGAACAATTTGATTTAGTACTTTTCACAGAAGTAATTGAACATATTCCTGACCCTTTCACTGCGATAAGGGAAGTTTCGCGTATCCTTAAACCCGGCGGCACACTACTTATTACGTGGCCATTTAATTATCCAATGCATGAAATACCTAATGATCATTTCCGCTATACAGAATTTCAAATGGAGAGATTGTTAAAGAACAATGAGATAAATATTATAAGATTGAAACGACGAGGTAATAGCTGGTCAATTCTACATACAATAGGATTTCAATATGGACTTAACATCAGTGAATTTTTAATACGAATTCCGATTGTAGGGAAGATATTTATTCCTGTGAGTTGGTTAATCAAAAAGCTACTTGAATTTTCGAACAAAATTCATTATTTGATTGTGAAAGATTTTAAGTCACTCAATCCAGATAAAACGGGTGATGGTTTGAAAGGTGTTATGGGATCATTTGCCCAGTGGACATTAGGCTATTGTGTTATCGCAAAAAAAATATGA
- the asnB gene encoding asparagine synthase (glutamine-hydrolyzing): MCGFLGVIKYKNIFEEGKIRQRIDYAKRYLNHRGPDQNDFFLNERIALIHTRLSIIDTSLQARQPYFDSNHEYALVFNGEIYNYKNLYEEHLKNIPGVNSHSDTSVLLYLYLKYGKDCLDLLNGMFAFGIIHVRTGDCFLARDRFGEKPLYYRLDNETLEFSSELKTIIKNSGRNYEIDLESLACFNILGIIPQPKTIIKNLFALEPGSWMEIKNGGEVKQGVYWSLDKIFHKTPETVNWDQKKVIEKTKFLFEQAVKSRLVSDVPLGIFLSAGFDSNAILSVITFLDKHDIYPITLDFDENIFAEAKDAERAAIYFKTIFYSENLKADYFHKNLPTYFNVMDQPQIDGYNTFFVSDIAQRFGRKVWLSGTGGDELFGGYRSFQRFKFLKILSRVGSFLKAGLLINGSFNVKHGRVKQMFSSGDGYSRAYQFSRNLLPFNYSNSLLPSGQLKLETENLDRIFPYTNFLNDDFQAASYLESKFYLMNQLLPSIDNFSMAHSIEVRTPFLEHNLFEFVFNLTKEQKVYNKYLKSLLADAVPIPLPDVTLYGPKKGFDFPLDKWMKDEFEETFRETVLDSSNSKYWNLSVVEELWKQHRENKISWRLLWTFYVFTKWLETIND; encoded by the coding sequence ATGTGCGGCTTTTTAGGTGTAATTAAATACAAAAATATCTTTGAAGAAGGTAAAATCAGACAAAGAATTGATTATGCTAAAAGATATTTAAACCACAGAGGACCAGATCAAAATGATTTCTTTCTAAATGAAAGAATTGCACTTATTCATACTCGTCTTTCAATAATTGATACAAGCTTACAAGCAAGACAACCCTACTTTGATTCTAATCATGAATACGCATTGGTGTTTAACGGAGAAATTTATAATTACAAAAATTTATATGAAGAGCATCTTAAGAATATTCCCGGTGTAAATTCACACAGCGATACGTCTGTATTGCTTTATCTTTACCTTAAGTACGGCAAAGATTGTCTTGATCTTTTAAACGGAATGTTTGCATTCGGAATTATTCATGTTCGGACAGGAGATTGTTTTCTTGCGCGGGACAGATTCGGGGAAAAGCCACTATACTATCGTCTCGATAATGAAACCCTTGAATTTTCATCAGAGTTAAAAACAATAATCAAAAATTCTGGAAGAAACTATGAAATTGATTTAGAATCACTTGCCTGTTTTAATATACTTGGAATAATTCCACAACCCAAAACGATTATAAAAAATTTATTTGCGTTGGAGCCTGGCAGCTGGATGGAAATAAAAAATGGCGGTGAAGTAAAACAAGGGGTGTACTGGTCACTGGATAAAATTTTTCATAAAACGCCGGAGACAGTAAACTGGGATCAAAAAAAAGTAATTGAGAAAACTAAATTTTTATTCGAGCAAGCAGTTAAGTCAAGATTGGTGAGCGATGTACCATTAGGCATTTTCCTGAGCGCGGGATTTGATTCCAATGCAATACTAAGTGTAATCACATTTCTCGATAAACATGACATCTATCCCATTACATTAGATTTCGATGAAAATATTTTTGCCGAAGCAAAGGACGCGGAACGTGCCGCGATTTACTTTAAGACAATATTCTATTCTGAAAACTTAAAGGCGGATTATTTTCATAAAAATCTTCCAACGTATTTTAATGTGATGGATCAGCCCCAAATAGATGGTTATAACACTTTTTTTGTAAGCGATATTGCGCAAAGGTTTGGAAGAAAAGTCTGGCTGAGCGGAACCGGCGGTGATGAACTATTTGGAGGTTATCGTTCATTCCAAAGATTTAAATTCCTTAAAATTTTATCAAGGGTTGGAAGTTTTCTTAAAGCTGGTCTGCTGATAAATGGTAGTTTCAATGTAAAACACGGAAGAGTTAAACAAATGTTTAGTTCAGGCGACGGATACAGCAGGGCTTACCAGTTTTCAAGAAACCTATTACCATTTAATTATTCCAATTCATTGTTACCAAGCGGTCAGTTAAAACTTGAGACTGAAAACCTTGATAGAATTTTTCCTTATACAAATTTTTTGAACGATGATTTTCAGGCCGCCAGTTATCTTGAATCGAAGTTCTATTTAATGAATCAACTTCTTCCATCAATAGATAATTTTTCAATGGCACATTCAATTGAAGTTCGTACTCCATTCCTAGAGCACAATCTTTTTGAATTTGTTTTTAATCTTACCAAAGAACAAAAAGTTTATAATAAATATCTTAAATCACTACTGGCTGACGCGGTGCCAATTCCATTACCGGACGTAACACTTTATGGACCAAAAAAAGGTTTTGATTTTCCATTGGATAAATGGATGAAGGATGAATTTGAAGAAACATTCCGGGAAACTGTGCTTGATAGTTCGAATTCGAAGTACTGGAATCTTTCAGTTGTAGAAGAGCTGTGGAAGCAGCACCGTGAAAATAAAATTAGCTGGCGTCTGTTATGGACTTTTTATGTTTTTACGAAATGGCTTGAAACAATAAATGATTAA
- a CDS encoding GIY-YIG nuclease family protein, with amino-acid sequence MKNHNYYIYLLTNKNNSVLYTGMTNDLNRRVYEHKNKLVEGFTKKYNVDKLVYFEMTSDVNAAIRREKEIKKWRREKKNWLVLSMNPEWKDLSGGLI; translated from the coding sequence ATGAAAAATCATAATTACTACATCTACCTGCTAACAAATAAGAACAATTCAGTTCTGTATACAGGTATGACGAACGATTTAAACAGAAGGGTATATGAACATAAAAATAAATTGGTGGAAGGATTCACAAAAAAGTATAATGTTGATAAACTCGTGTATTTTGAAATGACTTCGGATGTTAATGCGGCAATCAGAAGAGAGAAAGAAATAAAAAAGTGGAGGAGAGAAAAGAAGAATTGGCTGGTCTTAAGTATGAACCCAGAATGGAAGGATCTGTCGGGTGGTTTAATCTGA
- the asnB gene encoding asparagine synthase (glutamine-hydrolyzing), with amino-acid sequence MNFNGRQTDIDAVIRARDIITHRGPDDSGIFTSADMRAVLAHRRLSIIDLSEHGHQPMSTGDGRYTIVFNGEIYNYEELREGMGKGGSGEGTGNEEEIGKDKNKFRSHSDTEVLLYLYAEYGAECLKLLRGMFAFAVWDEKEKTLFAARDRFGIKPFYYLHNNGEFVFSSELKAIKYYKDNLTVSYKAVDAFLRTGSVPAPLTIYNETLSLEPGSWIKVNASGKAEIKRWWSFTDLVKNNTQKKVYDNNAKEIIREALCDAVKAHCVADVEVGAFLSGGIDSTSIVSLMKQTGYHKIKTISISFPGNKLDESKYSRLAADHYFTAHYEYNLEEGEVIERMYDLIGMMDQPTIDGVNTYFISHAAKDFGLKVVMSGLGGDELFGGYPSFKNVPKYDRILKMANTIPFAGMMMRTGAGLLKKRLPAKALDVMNNPSTVNAGFKMQRGLFTDSELSELGFSFNGNSSKDMIFATESEGLTALQKISQLESMWYMGCMLLRDSDVFSMLNSLELRVPFVDHKLYETVLPYLDKSFDTRFPKRMLVEGTGDLPNELVFRPKMGFTFPFVDWIKSGKLGVMMKDSLLTGKLRYFDKKGVENLFNRFESGRIHWSRLWAVNVIEKFQ; translated from the coding sequence GTGAATTTTAACGGGCGGCAGACTGATATCGATGCAGTGATCAGAGCGCGGGATATTATTACGCACCGCGGTCCTGATGATTCCGGTATTTTTACTTCGGCGGATATGAGAGCCGTGCTTGCGCACAGGCGTTTGTCGATAATTGATCTTAGTGAACACGGACATCAGCCGATGAGTACGGGTGACGGACGTTATACAATCGTTTTCAACGGGGAGATTTATAATTATGAGGAGCTGAGGGAAGGTATGGGGAAGGGGGGAAGCGGGGAGGGAACAGGGAATGAGGAGGAAATAGGCAAAGATAAGAACAAGTTCAGATCACATAGTGATACTGAAGTGCTGTTATATCTTTACGCGGAATACGGCGCTGAGTGTTTAAAGCTGCTGAGAGGAATGTTCGCATTTGCAGTGTGGGATGAAAAGGAAAAAACATTGTTCGCTGCAAGGGACAGGTTCGGGATAAAGCCGTTCTATTATCTGCATAACAATGGTGAGTTTGTTTTTTCTTCCGAGTTAAAAGCTATAAAGTATTACAAAGATAATTTAACAGTTTCATATAAAGCGGTTGACGCATTCCTCCGGACGGGTTCAGTTCCCGCACCGCTTACAATTTATAATGAAACATTATCACTTGAACCTGGTTCGTGGATAAAGGTAAACGCATCCGGTAAAGCGGAAATAAAAAGATGGTGGTCGTTTACTGATCTTGTTAAGAACAACACACAGAAAAAGGTTTATGATAACAACGCTAAGGAAATTATTCGTGAGGCATTATGTGACGCGGTGAAAGCACATTGCGTTGCTGATGTTGAAGTCGGCGCGTTTTTATCGGGCGGTATTGATTCAACTTCCATCGTATCGCTGATGAAGCAGACGGGTTATCATAAAATAAAAACAATTTCAATTTCATTCCCGGGCAACAAGCTGGATGAATCGAAGTACTCCAGGCTTGCGGCGGATCATTATTTCACCGCGCATTATGAATACAATCTTGAGGAGGGTGAAGTAATTGAAAGAATGTATGACCTGATAGGAATGATGGACCAGCCGACGATTGACGGTGTGAATACATATTTTATTTCACACGCGGCAAAGGATTTTGGTTTGAAGGTGGTAATGTCCGGGCTTGGCGGGGATGAGTTGTTCGGAGGATACCCGTCTTTTAAGAATGTGCCGAAGTATGACAGAATACTTAAAATGGCTAACACCATTCCCTTCGCGGGAATGATGATGCGTACGGGCGCGGGTTTATTAAAAAAGCGTCTGCCCGCAAAAGCGCTTGATGTTATGAACAACCCATCAACTGTTAATGCGGGTTTCAAGATGCAGCGCGGGTTGTTTACCGACAGTGAATTATCAGAGCTTGGTTTCAGTTTTAACGGTAATTCATCGAAGGATATGATATTTGCCACAGAGTCGGAGGGACTGACGGCGCTGCAGAAAATATCGCAGCTTGAGTCGATGTGGTATATGGGGTGTATGCTTCTGCGGGATTCGGATGTGTTTAGCATGCTTAACTCACTTGAGCTTAGAGTGCCGTTCGTGGATCATAAGCTTTATGAAACGGTGCTGCCTTATCTTGATAAAAGTTTTGACACACGCTTCCCTAAACGAATGCTTGTTGAGGGAACGGGCGATCTGCCCAATGAGCTTGTGTTCAGACCGAAGATGGGTTTTACTTTTCCTTTCGTAGACTGGATTAAATCCGGGAAGCTTGGTGTGATGATGAAGGATTCTTTGCTTACGGGAAAGCTGAGGTACTTTGACAAAAAAGGTGTGGAGAATCTTTTTAACAGGTTTGAGTCGGGAAGAATACACTGGTCGAGGTTGTGGGCGGTGAACGTTATTGAAAAGTTTCAATAG
- a CDS encoding four helix bundle protein, translated as MNKNVIADKSFQFALDIIQLYKMLNQKNEFIISKQLLRCGTSIGANVEEAGAAQTHKDFVTKMSIASKEAREARYWLRLLQESNLVKDDYSNYIFSVDEIIKILTSIVKTAQSK; from the coding sequence ATGAACAAGAATGTGATAGCTGATAAATCATTTCAATTTGCCCTGGATATTATTCAGCTTTATAAAATGTTAAATCAAAAAAATGAATTTATTATTTCTAAACAATTGCTAAGATGTGGTACAAGTATTGGCGCGAATGTGGAAGAAGCCGGTGCTGCACAAACACACAAAGATTTTGTGACCAAAATGTCTATCGCCTCCAAAGAGGCAAGAGAAGCGCGGTATTGGTTACGTCTTTTGCAGGAAAGTAATCTGGTAAAAGACGATTATTCTAATTATATCTTTTCAGTTGATGAAATAATTAAAATACTTACTTCAATTGTTAAAACTGCGCAATCAAAATGA
- a CDS encoding O-antigen ligase family protein — MNNNLNKIISFIVPLTAMLIMCRAFPVLSFFYYILPVILFLTLAFTVYHSYRKELHLTKEIKIISLMILSFALWALLTSIWSSYPVVSITRAGYFILISVPLVLLGYFWKRENKNDLFGFLLPANVMVVIVSIYSLLTSSPDDAWTGGHGMGFMGYAGHQNTLASALVFTMPAVIYPLIKLFSDRRQKNDNSPVKQISAVHLFFFVSLLILNLCLTIITVSRGAVLTLLVLAAVFVLLNFRMRTIAVTILIAAVFITVLYFSSEQVRSFTFKTENTIGDRRKININATIEAAKHGGLFGIGYGISETPSDSLTRGRILGDEKRFDREKMISSLALVEETGYVGLTLFLLPIMFVFIKLFKRYSESKKLSSSIDLTRRTEAAFAIAVLAALIFHAQIEGWWVGVGSVQLPEFFLMLSVECSMLNEVQI, encoded by the coding sequence ATGAACAATAATCTGAATAAAATAATCTCCTTCATAGTTCCTCTTACTGCTATGCTGATTATGTGCAGGGCATTTCCTGTGCTGAGTTTTTTTTATTATATACTCCCTGTAATACTTTTTCTTACTCTTGCATTTACGGTTTATCACTCTTACCGGAAAGAACTGCATCTCACTAAAGAGATTAAAATAATTTCATTAATGATTTTGTCCTTTGCGCTATGGGCATTACTCACTTCTATCTGGTCATCCTATCCGGTTGTATCAATTACGCGCGCGGGATATTTCATATTGATCTCTGTACCGCTTGTGCTGCTCGGTTATTTCTGGAAACGAGAAAATAAAAATGACCTGTTCGGATTTTTGCTGCCGGCTAACGTTATGGTTGTGATAGTGAGTATATATTCACTGTTAACTTCAAGTCCGGATGATGCATGGACTGGTGGGCACGGAATGGGGTTTATGGGATACGCCGGTCATCAGAACACATTAGCTTCAGCGTTAGTGTTTACTATGCCCGCGGTAATATATCCATTGATAAAATTATTTTCAGATAGAAGACAGAAAAATGACAACAGTCCGGTTAAACAGATTTCAGCAGTTCATTTATTCTTTTTCGTCTCACTTCTTATTCTTAATCTTTGTTTAACGATTATCACAGTTTCGCGTGGAGCAGTACTAACTCTGCTTGTACTGGCAGCTGTATTTGTTCTTTTAAATTTCAGGATGAGGACAATCGCAGTAACAATACTGATTGCCGCAGTGTTTATTACAGTTCTCTACTTCTCAAGTGAACAGGTAAGAAGTTTTACATTTAAAACTGAAAACACAATCGGTGACAGACGAAAGATAAATATCAACGCTACAATTGAAGCGGCTAAGCACGGCGGACTTTTCGGTATCGGTTACGGTATAAGTGAAACACCCTCAGATTCACTTACACGCGGAAGAATACTCGGTGATGAAAAAAGATTCGACAGGGAAAAGATGATAAGCTCACTGGCACTTGTTGAAGAAACAGGTTATGTGGGACTCACTTTGTTTCTTCTGCCCATAATGTTCGTCTTCATAAAACTCTTTAAAAGATATTCCGAATCAAAAAAACTTTCTTCATCAATAGATCTTACCAGGCGGACTGAAGCAGCATTCGCTATCGCCGTACTTGCCGCACTCATTTTTCACGCGCAGATTGAAGGCTGGTGGGTGGGAGTGGGATCGGTGCAACTGCCGGAATTTTTTTTAATGTTGAGTGTTGAATGTTCAATGCTAAATGAAGTGCAAATATGA
- a CDS encoding nucleotidyl transferase AbiEii/AbiGii toxin family protein, translating into MNFLTDKTKPVFSELAGYNFIKQFTFVGGSAMAYYLNHRLSEDLDFFYWKSELPDNTDTFIKEFSRNKEVEFGNLSSVYIDLFINGTKITLFANDWQVLKDSRKNILGNIFAANLEVLCAMKVNVLSFRAKFRDYYDLYVLNKERYSIEEIYNHSVNYIPGMTKKIFGMQLSYIDDIEDENIKHLSPDTI; encoded by the coding sequence ATGAATTTTTTAACGGATAAAACAAAACCTGTTTTTTCTGAACTGGCGGGCTATAATTTTATAAAGCAGTTTACATTTGTCGGCGGAAGCGCAATGGCATATTATTTAAATCATCGCTTATCTGAAGATCTGGATTTTTTTTATTGGAAATCGGAATTGCCCGATAATACAGATACATTCATTAAAGAATTTTCCAGGAATAAAGAAGTTGAATTCGGCAATTTATCGTCTGTGTATATCGATTTATTTATTAATGGTACGAAGATAACATTATTTGCTAATGACTGGCAGGTACTTAAGGATAGCAGAAAGAATATACTCGGGAATATATTTGCCGCTAATTTGGAGGTCCTTTGTGCAATGAAGGTAAACGTACTTTCATTCAGAGCAAAATTCCGTGACTATTATGACTTGTATGTGTTGAATAAAGAAAGATACAGCATTGAAGAAATTTACAATCATTCTGTTAACTATATCCCGGGAATGACAAAAAAAATTTTTGGCATGCAGCTTTCGTATATCGATGATATCGAAGATGAAAATATTAAGCACCTTTCCCCCGATACGATTTAA